One window from the genome of Streptomyces sp. NBC_00287 encodes:
- a CDS encoding NADPH-dependent F420 reductase yields the protein MKIGIIGAGHIGGNLTRRLTALGHEVSVANSRGPQTLTELAAETGATPVPVKEAARGAEIVVITIPLKAVPDLPTGVLDGAAEGVAVIDTGNYYPKQRDGRIAGIEDEGLTESRWTERQIGHPVIKAFNGTYAQDLLDRHRPAGAPDRIALPVAGDDEPAKSKVRALIEELGYDTVDTGGLDDSWRQQPDTPVYGLRAGVEGVTKALAEATPERKPEWRA from the coding sequence ATGAAGATCGGCATCATCGGCGCGGGTCACATCGGCGGCAACCTCACCCGGCGACTGACCGCCCTCGGCCACGAAGTCTCCGTCGCCAACTCACGCGGACCGCAGACGCTCACGGAGCTGGCGGCGGAGACCGGGGCGACCCCCGTGCCGGTGAAGGAGGCCGCGCGGGGCGCCGAGATCGTGGTGATCACCATTCCCCTCAAGGCCGTACCGGATCTGCCGACAGGGGTCCTGGACGGGGCGGCGGAGGGTGTCGCGGTCATCGACACCGGCAACTACTACCCGAAGCAGCGGGACGGCAGGATCGCCGGGATCGAGGACGAGGGCCTGACGGAGAGCCGCTGGACGGAACGGCAGATCGGGCACCCCGTCATCAAGGCCTTCAACGGCACCTACGCCCAGGACCTCCTCGACCGCCACCGCCCGGCCGGCGCCCCCGACCGCATCGCCCTCCCGGTGGCCGGCGACGACGAGCCGGCGAAGTCCAAGGTCCGTGCCCTGATCGAGGAACTCGGCTACGACACGGTCGACACGGGCGGCCTCGACGACTCCTGGCGCCAGCAGCCCGACACGCCCGTCTACGGTCTGCGGGCCGGGGTGGAGGGCGTGACGAAGGCGCTGGCGGAGGCGACCCCGGAGCGCAAGCCGGAGTGGCGGGCCTGA
- a CDS encoding glycoside hydrolase family 25 protein, translated as MLRGIDVSAYQSSAYDTDGLSFVFIKATEGRSYVNPKLSAQTKRAREAGLVVGFYHFLWPGNLTAQAQYFVKHAPEKAGDILAVDWETTSNGTHATNAEKDLFIRKVKELRPNNPVVLYANRHFWLTIDTTSYAGDGLWIADYVTAGKPRIKAKWRFHQYTDDPLDKNVADFESKAALREWAKNA; from the coding sequence ATGCTGCGCGGCATAGACGTGAGCGCCTACCAGTCCTCCGCCTACGACACCGACGGCCTCTCCTTCGTCTTCATCAAGGCAACCGAGGGCCGCTCGTACGTCAACCCCAAACTCTCCGCCCAGACGAAGCGAGCCCGCGAGGCGGGCCTGGTGGTCGGCTTCTACCACTTCCTCTGGCCGGGCAACCTCACAGCCCAGGCCCAGTACTTCGTGAAGCACGCCCCGGAAAAAGCGGGCGACATCCTCGCCGTCGACTGGGAGACGACAAGCAACGGCACCCACGCGACCAACGCGGAAAAGGACCTGTTCATCCGCAAGGTGAAGGAGCTACGGCCGAACAATCCCGTCGTGCTCTACGCCAACCGGCACTTTTGGCTGACCATCGATACGACCTCCTACGCGGGCGACGGCCTGTGGATCGCCGACTATGTCACCGCGGGCAAGCCCCGCATCAAGGCGAAGTGGCGTTTCCACCAGTACACGGACGATCCGCTGGACAAGAACGTCGCCGACTTCGAGAGCAAGGCCGCGCTGCGAGAGTGGGCCAAGAACGCATGA